The following coding sequences lie in one Rhizobium rhododendri genomic window:
- a CDS encoding bifunctional 5-dehydro-2-deoxygluconokinase/5-dehydro-2-deoxyphosphogluconate aldolase, translating to MANLNNGARPEPTLDVIAIGRSSVDLYGQQIGSRLEDIASFAKSVGGCPANIAIGTARLGLKSGLITRVGDEQMGRFIRGQSAREGVATDGIVTDKQRLTALVLLAVEAEGVSPMIFYRSDCADMALTEDDVDEDFIVSSGAVLVSGTHFSQPNTEAAQRKAIRVAKAHGRKVVFDIDYRPNLWGLAGHAEGFERYVKSDRVTAKMKQTLPDCDLIVGTEEEILIASGADDVLGALKTIRELSAATIVLKRGAMGCIVYDGAISEDLEAGIVGDGFPIEVYNVLGAGDAFMSGFLRGWLKNEPLKTCATWANACGAFAVSRLLCSPEYPTWAELDSFLKHGSRRRALRKDEDLNHIHWATTRKGHIPLLMALAIDHRSQLVSVADELGVPYEQINAFKRLAVSAAARVADGRPGYGMLIDERFGRDAFFDAATKNFSWIGRPVELPGSKPLRFEFSQDIGSQLVEWPVDHCIKCLCFYHPDDPAELKAEQQEKLRTLFDAARKVGRELLVEIIAGKNGPLDDNTISTAMQELYDLGIKPDWWKLEPQASRAAWKNIEAVVTGNDPLCRGIVLLGLEAPAEELLKGFEATLAAPSVKGFAVGRTIFAEAARNWLAGEIDDEAAIADMAGRFRHLTEAWLKTRGL from the coding sequence ATGGCAAATCTCAACAACGGCGCGCGGCCGGAGCCGACGCTCGACGTCATCGCCATCGGCCGTTCTTCTGTCGATCTCTATGGCCAGCAGATCGGTTCCAGGCTCGAAGACATCGCGTCCTTCGCCAAATCCGTTGGCGGCTGCCCGGCCAACATCGCAATCGGCACGGCCAGGCTTGGGCTGAAATCAGGGTTGATCACGCGCGTTGGCGACGAGCAGATGGGACGCTTCATCCGCGGGCAATCGGCCCGCGAGGGTGTCGCTACCGATGGCATCGTCACCGACAAGCAGCGGCTGACAGCGCTGGTGCTGCTGGCGGTAGAGGCTGAAGGCGTCTCGCCGATGATCTTCTACCGCTCAGATTGCGCCGACATGGCGCTGACGGAAGACGATGTCGACGAAGACTTCATCGTTTCATCGGGTGCAGTGCTTGTGTCCGGCACGCATTTTTCTCAACCCAACACCGAGGCAGCCCAGCGCAAGGCGATCCGCGTCGCCAAGGCGCATGGCCGCAAGGTGGTCTTCGATATCGACTACAGGCCCAATCTCTGGGGCCTTGCCGGCCATGCCGAAGGTTTCGAGCGCTACGTGAAATCCGACCGCGTCACGGCCAAGATGAAGCAGACGCTCCCTGACTGCGACCTGATCGTCGGCACCGAGGAGGAGATCCTCATCGCGTCCGGCGCCGATGACGTGCTCGGCGCATTGAAGACGATCCGCGAACTCAGCGCTGCCACCATCGTTCTAAAACGCGGCGCGATGGGCTGCATCGTCTATGATGGCGCAATTTCCGAAGACCTCGAAGCTGGCATCGTCGGCGACGGTTTTCCAATCGAGGTTTACAATGTGCTCGGCGCCGGCGATGCCTTCATGTCCGGCTTTCTGCGGGGCTGGCTGAAGAACGAGCCTCTCAAGACCTGCGCCACCTGGGCCAATGCCTGCGGTGCCTTCGCCGTATCGCGGCTGCTCTGCTCGCCGGAATATCCGACCTGGGCCGAACTCGACAGCTTCCTTAAACACGGCAGCCGGCGGCGCGCACTGCGCAAGGACGAAGACCTCAACCACATCCACTGGGCAACAACCCGCAAAGGTCACATCCCGCTGCTGATGGCGCTGGCCATCGATCACCGCTCGCAGCTGGTCAGCGTCGCCGACGAACTCGGCGTCCCCTACGAGCAAATCAATGCCTTCAAGCGGCTGGCGGTTTCGGCAGCGGCGCGAGTTGCCGACGGACGGCCGGGCTACGGCATGCTGATCGACGAACGTTTTGGGCGCGACGCCTTCTTCGATGCTGCCACCAAAAACTTCTCATGGATTGGCCGGCCGGTCGAATTGCCCGGGTCAAAGCCACTGCGATTCGAATTTAGCCAGGATATCGGCTCGCAACTCGTGGAATGGCCTGTCGACCATTGCATCAAGTGCCTTTGCTTCTATCATCCGGACGATCCGGCGGAGTTGAAGGCCGAGCAGCAGGAGAAGCTGCGCACGTTGTTCGACGCGGCGCGAAAGGTCGGTCGCGAATTGCTGGTCGAGATTATCGCCGGCAAGAACGGACCGCTCGACGACAACACGATCTCGACGGCGATGCAGGAGCTCTATGACCTCGGCATAAAGCCGGACTGGTGGAAGCTGGAGCCGCAGGCGTCGCGTGCCGCCTGGAAGAACATCGAGGCGGTGGTGACCGGCAACGATCCGCTCTGCCGCGGCATCGTGCTTTTGGGACTGGAGGCGCCAGCCGAGGAACTGCTGAAAGGTTTCGAGGCGACGCTCGCAGCACCGTCGGTCAAGGGCTTTGCCGTCGGCCGGACGATCTTTGCCGAAGCGGCGCGCAACTGGCTTGCTGGCGAGATCGACGACGAGGCGGCGATTGCCGACATGGCCGGCCGTTTCCGGCATCTGACCGAGGCCTGGCTTAAGACGCGCGGGCTGTAG
- a CDS encoding MurR/RpiR family transcriptional regulator, translated as MSEDVTIPAKVPRDFESLRSTIIERKASMPKRLAQVAVFALNNPDEIAFGTTASIATASDVQPSTLVRLARHLGYEGFSDLQSIFRERLRDRTISYEERLISLEEARVEDENAAILAGFISSATQSINRLAATVQTDTFATSVEILAAAETIYLIAKRRSYPLTAHMTYAFSKLNIRHQIVASPNGVDTELVQFATPRDAAIAASFSPYAAESLVQSQLLVDRGVPLIAITDSAFSPLAACATHWFEVAESDFAGFRSLSASMALIMAFPVAIAEQRRKWAMAKSGKHKME; from the coding sequence ATGAGTGAGGACGTGACGATACCGGCGAAGGTGCCGCGCGATTTCGAAAGCCTGCGCAGCACGATCATCGAGCGCAAGGCGTCCATGCCGAAACGGCTGGCGCAGGTTGCGGTCTTTGCCCTCAACAACCCCGATGAAATCGCGTTTGGCACGACGGCCAGCATCGCCACGGCGTCCGACGTCCAGCCCTCGACGCTGGTGCGGCTGGCCCGCCATCTCGGCTATGAAGGCTTTTCCGATCTGCAGAGCATTTTCCGCGAACGGCTGCGCGACCGGACAATCAGCTACGAGGAGCGGCTGATCTCGCTGGAGGAGGCGCGCGTAGAAGATGAGAACGCGGCGATCCTTGCCGGGTTTATTTCCTCTGCCACCCAGTCGATCAACCGGCTGGCGGCAACCGTGCAGACGGACACCTTCGCGACGTCGGTCGAAATCCTTGCGGCAGCAGAAACCATCTACCTGATCGCCAAGCGACGCTCCTACCCGCTGACGGCACACATGACCTATGCGTTTTCCAAGCTGAACATCCGCCACCAGATCGTTGCCTCGCCGAACGGGGTCGATACGGAGCTTGTACAGTTCGCCACGCCGCGCGATGCAGCCATTGCCGCCAGTTTTTCGCCCTATGCGGCAGAAAGCCTGGTGCAAAGCCAACTGCTGGTCGACCGCGGCGTACCACTCATTGCCATCACCGATTCGGCATTCTCGCCGCTCGCCGCCTGCGCCACCCACTGGTTCGAAGTGGCAGAATCGGATTTTGCCGGCTTTCGTTCGTTATCGGCGTCCATGGCATTGATCATGGCTTTCCCCGTCGCCATCGCGGAGCAGCGCAGAAAGTGGGCCATGGCAAAATCCGGAAAACATAAAATGGAATAA
- a CDS encoding NAD(P)/FAD-dependent oxidoreductase — MTGRLVIVGAGQAGFAVAAKLRALNDTRPITLVGAEESLPYQRPPLTKKYLLGEISFDRLMFRHEHWYAEHDIDIRRATWAEQIHRDKKQVVMQDGSALDYETLVLATGATPRRLPAAIGGDLEGVYVARDKRDADLLSGEMRAGRRVLIIGGGYIGLEAAAVARHRGLEVTVIEMADRILQRVAAKETADIMRVIHADHDVVIREKTGLKRLVGKDGRVVAAELSDGSTLDVDFVVVGIGVAPLDRLAKEAGLVVANGIVVDEYVRTSDPSIYAVGDCAALRWQGELIRLESVQNAVDQAEAAAAIIAGGNEPYVPKPWFWSDQYDVKLQIAGFNKGYDDTVLRHGAREGSASVWYFKAGRLIAVDAINDARAYVTGKKLIDAGQTPDRDLLADAGTDLKTLLG; from the coding sequence GTGACGGGTAGATTGGTCATTGTCGGAGCAGGGCAGGCCGGCTTTGCTGTTGCTGCCAAGCTGAGGGCTCTCAATGACACGCGGCCGATCACGCTGGTCGGCGCGGAAGAATCGCTGCCGTACCAGCGCCCGCCGCTGACGAAGAAATACCTGCTCGGCGAGATCAGCTTCGATCGCCTGATGTTCCGTCACGAGCACTGGTATGCCGAGCACGACATCGACATCCGTCGTGCGACCTGGGCCGAACAAATCCATCGCGACAAGAAGCAGGTCGTCATGCAGGACGGCAGCGCGCTCGACTACGAAACCCTGGTGCTGGCGACAGGCGCAACCCCGCGCCGACTTCCTGCTGCCATCGGCGGCGATCTCGAGGGCGTCTATGTCGCCCGGGACAAGCGCGACGCCGATCTCCTGTCAGGTGAAATGCGCGCGGGCCGCCGCGTCCTTATAATAGGCGGCGGTTATATCGGTCTCGAAGCAGCGGCAGTCGCCCGTCATCGCGGGCTGGAAGTCACCGTCATCGAGATGGCCGATCGCATCCTGCAGCGGGTTGCCGCCAAGGAAACCGCAGACATTATGCGGGTCATCCACGCAGACCACGATGTCGTCATCCGCGAGAAGACCGGCCTCAAGCGACTGGTGGGCAAGGACGGCCGTGTCGTTGCCGCAGAGCTCTCCGATGGTTCCACCCTCGACGTCGATTTCGTCGTCGTCGGCATCGGCGTCGCGCCGCTGGATCGTCTTGCCAAGGAAGCCGGCCTTGTGGTTGCCAACGGCATCGTCGTCGACGAATACGTCCGCACCTCCGACCCCAGCATCTATGCCGTCGGCGACTGCGCCGCGCTGCGCTGGCAGGGCGAATTGATCCGTCTCGAATCGGTACAGAATGCGGTCGACCAGGCAGAGGCTGCGGCCGCGATCATCGCCGGTGGCAACGAACCCTATGTGCCGAAACCGTGGTTCTGGTCCGATCAGTATGACGTCAAGCTGCAGATCGCAGGCTTCAACAAGGGCTACGACGATACGGTGCTACGGCATGGTGCCCGCGAAGGATCGGCTTCCGTCTGGTATTTCAAGGCCGGCCGGTTGATTGCTGTCGATGCGATCAATGACGCCCGCGCCTATGTCACTGGCAAAAAGCTCATCGACGCCGGCCAGACGCCCGATCGCGACCTGCTGGCCGACGCCGGCACCGACCTCAAGACCTTGCTCGGATAA
- a CDS encoding aldolase/citrate lyase family protein: MTLPPNAFKIALRERRPQIGLWVAMADAYAAEIAGHAGFDWLVLDGEHGPNDLRSIMAQLQALQASPSEPVVRLPTGASWMIKQFLDIGARTLLIPMVDSAEQAAELVRAVRYPPDGIRGMGAGIGRASRFNTVAGYVADAGKDICLLVQAETRAALADLERIAGVEGIDGIFIGPADLAADLGFPGNLEAPEVQDAIEAAIATIVKAGKPAGILTFNETLNRRYLELGATFVAVGADVTEFSTALQRLRRRYGPEPENAEAGPRGY; encoded by the coding sequence ATGACCCTGCCACCCAATGCATTCAAGATCGCCCTGCGCGAGCGCCGCCCGCAGATCGGCCTCTGGGTGGCGATGGCCGATGCCTATGCCGCCGAGATCGCCGGCCATGCCGGTTTCGACTGGCTGGTCCTCGACGGCGAGCACGGCCCCAACGATCTTCGCAGTATAATGGCGCAGTTGCAGGCCCTCCAGGCCTCGCCGTCGGAACCGGTGGTTCGCCTGCCGACCGGGGCAAGCTGGATGATCAAGCAGTTTCTCGACATCGGCGCCCGCACGCTGCTCATCCCGATGGTCGATTCGGCCGAGCAGGCAGCAGAACTCGTTCGCGCTGTCCGCTATCCGCCGGACGGCATCCGTGGCATGGGCGCCGGCATCGGCCGCGCCTCGCGGTTCAACACCGTTGCCGGCTACGTTGCCGATGCAGGCAAGGATATCTGCCTCCTCGTCCAGGCCGAAACCCGCGCGGCGCTTGCCGACCTCGAGCGGATTGCCGGTGTCGAGGGCATCGATGGCATCTTTATAGGGCCTGCCGACCTTGCTGCCGACCTGGGCTTTCCGGGCAATCTCGAGGCGCCCGAGGTGCAGGACGCGATAGAGGCCGCCATAGCCACCATCGTCAAAGCGGGCAAACCGGCCGGAATCCTGACATTCAACGAGACCCTCAACCGCCGCTACCTGGAACTCGGCGCCACTTTTGTGGCCGTCGGCGCCGATGTCACCGAATTCTCCACGGCACTCCAGCGCCTTCGCCGACGCTACGGACCGGAACCGGAAAATGCCGAAGCCGGCCCACGCGGCTACTAG